In the Cygnus atratus isolate AKBS03 ecotype Queensland, Australia chromosome 10, CAtr_DNAZoo_HiC_assembly, whole genome shotgun sequence genome, TGAGTGTCCCGGTAACGGGTGCAGGCATGGGTGGGCGTCTCGGTGACAGGTACAGGTGTGGGCCCTAGCGATGGGTACAGACATGGGCAGGGGTCCCAGTAACGAGCACAGGCTGGGGCCCCATGCACGGGTTTGGGCAGGGTCTCCTAAGGGGCATAGGGATGGGTGAGTGGGTGGGTAATTGGTACAGGTATGGGTGCAGGTCCTGGTAATGGGCCCTATTAATAGCAGTGGGTGTGGGTATGGGCAGTGGAGGAGATCCCCGTAATGGATGGGGGGGGGTCACGGTAATGGGTGTTGGTACCGCTGGGGGATCCCTCTCCCAGGTGCAGGCCGGGGGTCCCAGTAaggggggtgttgggggggggggggaacctgTTGTGGGCAGAGAGCCCCCACCAGCGTGGGCAGCACCCCAAACCTGCGGGGGTGCCCGCTGCTGCCCACCTCGCAGTTCCTCCTGCGGGAGAGCGATGTGGGCCAGAACCGCGCCCAGGCATCGCAGCGGCGGCTGGCCGAGCTGAACCCCGATGTGGAGGTGACGGTCAGCGCCGAGGAGCTGTCGGAGGATTTCCTCGACGCCTTCCAGGTGAGCCCGACGCCCCGGCCAGGGGAcaccctggggtgctggcaCCTGTTGACCGCCCTGGTGCAGGTGGTCGTGCTGACCGAGTCGCCGCTGGAGGAGCAGCTCCGTGTCGGGGACATCTGCCATGCCAAGGGCATCTGCTTCATCGTGGCTGACGCCAAGGGGCTGGCAGGGTAAGGGCGGGGGGCAGTGGCTGGTAGGGAGACCTCGGCACCGTGTGGCAGCCACGTGGCGGGGCAGGGTGCGACGGCTGGGGGCTGTGTCCCCAAGGACGTTGTGTCACAGCTAGGACCTTGTTGTGATACTCCACCACGCTTGCAGTGTGGGTTTTGTCCCCGTGTCTAGCAGGGATTTCTCGTGTCCTAAGCGTTGCTGCCTCAGGCACCTCCTGTCCCCTCTGAGTCCCTGTCCTGCTTGTGGGGCAGGACCCGACAGCACTCTTGGAGCTCCATGAGGCTCCCGCTTAACGAAGCCCcaccctgtccctgcccaggcAGCTCTTCTGCGACTTCGGGGAGCGTTTTGTTGTTGACGACCCTGCAGAAGGGGACCCGCTCTGTGCCACCGTGCAGCACATCTCCCAGGTAGGAGGCTCCGTGCCAcctccccgctccccagcaTGGTGCCCCTCCAGCTCCACAGCTTTCCCTGAGACACTTCAGTGGCTTGATGTTACCTCGATCGGGTTCCCCGTGCTCACCTCTCCCCCTGCTCAGGGCAACCCGGGGATCGTGACGTGTGCGAGGTCACAGGGGGGACACGGCCACCATTTCAGTGATGGCGACCTGGTGACATTTTCCGGCCTGGACGGCATGACGGAGCTGAACGGCTGCGAGCCCTGCCCCGTGCGTGTGCTGGGTGAGTGCCTGCCAgcctcggggggctgcagcgggtCCCCCGTGGTGACCGTGGTGCCCGTCCCCTCCTCTCCGTCCCAGATACCTTCAGACTGGAGATCGGTGACACGAGTGCCTTCTCACCCTACCGCTGCGGGGGCCAGGTCTTGCAGGTGCGATTGCGCCAGGAGCACTCACATGTACGtgtccccccctgccccaccgTGCTGCCTCCCAGGTGGCAGGGAACCTAGAGTTGGTTCCGTGCCCCCAAAAAGCTCCCGTCCCCACGATCCCTGCGCGGTGCCGGCAGGAGTCCCTGCGCCAGGCGCTGGCGATGCCCGAGATCCCAGTGAGAAGCTCCACGGAGCTGCAGCGCAGCCGCAGCCTGCACGCCGCCTTCCGGGCTCTGCACGCCTTCCGTGAGGAGCGGGgccgcctgccccagccccgggcaccgGTGAGTCCTCATCCTGAcccttcccagcccctctggCCCTCCTGCCCCTCGCCGAGGCTGCCCTCGTCCCTCTTCCCCCAGGCGGACGCTGAGCGGGTGCTGGAGCTGGCGCGGAGCCTGGGCGCGCAGCTGGGTCCCCTGGACGAGGATGTCGTGCGAGCGTTCGCCAGCGTGAGCGCGGGGGACCTGTGCCCCGTGGCGTCCTTCATCGGTGCCCTGGCTGCCCAGGAGGCGCTGAAGgtgagcagctggggacagggacccaCCACGGGGTCCCGCACGTGGCAGGCCAgccggcacggctcggcacggctcggcacggctgtCCCGTGGTGCTCGGTGGCCACGAGAGGGcacctgctgcctgcctggggacaCCGTGCTCCGGCTGCAGAGCCAAGCGGAGTGCTCGGTGTGGGGCGCGGGGAACCCCACTGGACAGGGAGCTGACAAGGCCCCACTCACCCCAGGCCATCACGGGGAAGCTCCTGCCCCTGGACCAGTGGTTTTACTTTGACGCCTTAGAGTGCCTGGCCgtggagggggctgcaggactgACACAGGAGGACTGTGAGCCCGTGAGTCCCTGCAGCTGCCGGGTGCTGAGAGTGCTGTAGCTGGTCCCGCTCACGCGGCCCCCCCTCCCAACAGAGGGGATCCCGCTACGATGGCCAGATCGCCGTGTTTGGGGCCAACttccaggaggagctgggccGCCAGAAGTACTTCGTGGTGAGCAGGGTGTGGGGCAGGAGAGACGGCGAGGCAGCTGAGTGGTGCGCggagctgcagcagcgctgccccAGCAGGTGGGGGCCGGTGCCATCGGCTGCGAGCTGCTCAAGAACTTTGCCATgatggggctggcagcggggccgggcggggatATCACCGTCACCGACATGGACACAGTCGCAGACTCCAACCTGCATCGACAGTTCCTCTTCCGTGCAGCGGATGTGTCGGTGAGCTCCCACTCGTCCCACGCTGGGTGGAACACCAGGGCTGGGTGTTCCCCGGGAACCCGGGAGCTGTCCCCCCGCTCTGCGCCCTTGTAGAAGCCGAAAGCGGAGGTGGCCGCTGCAGCTGTGAAGCGCATGAACCCCGACGTGAAGGTGACGGCTCACCAGAACCAGGTGGGGCCTGGCACCGAGCAGCTCTACGGGGACGacttcttccagcagctggaCGGCGTCGTCAGCGCCGTGGACACGCTGGATGCCCGTGAGTGCCGGGGGCAGGGGCAGAAGGAACCGAGACCCCCacctgtccctgtgccaccGGGACAGACATGCTGCCCTCGCTGCCTGCAGGCGCCTACTTGGAGACGCGCTGCATCCGCTCCCGCACGCCGCTGCTGGACTCGGGCACAGAGGGCGCACGGGGGAACGTGGTGGCCATGGTCCCCCCCGTGACCAAGCCACTGGAGTCGGCCACAAGCTCCACGGATGGGACCTTCCCCCTCTGCACCCTGCGGTACTACCCCCACACCATTGAGCACACGCTGCAGGTAAGGCTGCAGGTCCCTGCTCCTggccttttgttttcccttcccctttctccgGCCCTGCAGGCAGGATGCAGCCCCAGCTGTTTCCTGCTGGGAGCCGCCGTGCAGCCCCAGCGCCTTCCTCAGGTCCCAACATCAAGCCCAGCTTGGCCTGGGCCAGGGTTCCCAGGGGGCTCCGGGCACTGCAGCCCCACACACCAGCCCATCCCCAGCTGTCCCCGCTGGGCACTGTCCCATAGCAGCACTCCTTCGGAGGGGGCTGGCAGCGCATTGCGGTGCCGGGTCCCTGTGTGGGACCCGTTGCTCATCGCCTGTCCCCTCTGCGCAGTGGGCTCGCGATGAGTTCGAGGGGCTCTTCCAGCTGCCTGCGGAGAGCGTGAACCAGTTCCTGGAGTGAGTGCGGACTTGGGAGCCGCCCGGGATGGGGACCGGGGACAGGCAGCTGCGTCCCGCACGCAGCAGCGCTGCAGGCAGGCCAGCAGTGCCTGGTTTTGCAGAGAGCTGCCGGAGGAGCCGGCACAGCAGGAGGGCTTGGAGGTGCCAGAGCGAGTGTGGAGGAGCCTGCAGGAGAGGCCGCGGGACTGGGGGGACTGCGTGCGCTGGGCCCGCCGGCACTGGCAGAGCCACTACCACGATGCCATCGCTCAGCTGCTGCACACCTTCCCCCCCACGCATGTGAGCATAGCgcctggggagctgcccccaccccccccaccctggcacCCTCCCCAGGAGAAGCATCTCCAGGCCCGACTTTGCTTTCCCTGTGCCAGGAAACCAGCCCCGGTGTCCCATTCTGGTCGGGGGACAGGCGGTGTCCCCATCCGCTGACGTTCGACCCCAGCAATGTGAGTGCAGGGGAGAGCCGTGGGGATGCAGGGGACAAGGTGGGGTTTGGGGAGAGACGAGGGCTATGCGGTGGGTGCCAGAGCACAGCAAGGGGCAGAGCTGCCGGGACCACCCCCCCCGCCTACTCGTGGTTCTGCAGGACGCACACGTGGCATACATCaaggctgctgcccagctctgggcCCAAACGTACAAGCTGCCATCATACAGCAACCGCGCCGCCACGCAGGACATCCTCCGCAGCATCGTCCTGCCGCCCTTCGTGCCCCAGGACGGGCTCCGCATCCCCACCACGGAAGGCacggaggtggtggaggaggctgggggtaaGGCTGCTGCACGCCTCTGTCCCCAGGAGCCGCGGCACGACATGGGGACACGGGCCAGGAACCACAGGCCTGCTGGTGCTGGTTCTTGGCTCGTGACCCCATGTCCCCAGACCCTGGGCAGCCGATGGAGCTCACCCAGGACCTCGCCCAGGACCTGGCACGGTGGAGGCAGGAGCTAGGTGGAGGAACTGAGGAACAAGTGATGGAGCCCATCCACTTCGAGAAGGTGCCGTGGCCGCAGGGCTCAGGGCGGTGGCTGCCGTGTCCTGGGGGATGCTGACGTCCCCGCGCTCTTCCCCACAGGACGACGACGCCCACATGGACTTCATCATGGCTGCGTCCAACCTGCGTGCAGAGAACTACGGCATCCCCCCCGCCGACTGGCTGACGGTGAGGGGGGCACCCCCAcgggtccctgtccccagcagggcaCCCAGTGACACCCCCGCCTCCTGTTCTCAGAGCAAGCGCATCGCCGGGCGCATCGTGCCCGCCATTGTCACCACCACGGCAGCAGTGGCCGGCCTGGTGTGCCTGGAGGTCTACAAGCTGGTGTGGAGATGCCAGGTCCTCAGCTGCTACCGCAACAGCACCCTGTTTCTGTCCGAATGCCTCCTGCTCCGTGTcaagccccagcagccccccaccTACTGGGTAGGACCCTCTCCCCCGGGGTGCCTAGCAGCCCCACGGCCAGCTCCGTGTCTGCGGCAGCCGCTTGCAGCTGGCTCACGAAAAGCAGCTGCGGCAGCCGGCGAGCAGCTGGCACCggtcccagggctgcagggggagcggggccggggtcCCCCCCAGCTGCCGGAGGGGGAAAGCGGGGCAGGGACGGGGGCAGGCCCAGATTGGGACCGTCTGGGCGATAGAGGCCCCTTTGTCTGGGGGTTTATGGCGTGCGAGGCAGCCCTTCCTGCGCGGCAGGAAGCGCCGATTGGAACCAGATTGGCCCGGGGGGCCCAGGGCCGGGGGCaggaagagggggagggaggCGCCTCCAACGCCTCCGCGCCGTCTCCAGCTTGGCTTCGGGCTGCCCAGCCGGGCTGTGGCCTCACCGCGCCTGCGCCCCGCTATCCGCGGGTGCCCAGCCCTGTGCCTCAGCCTCGGGGTGTCCTGGCCATGGTTGGCACCGTCCCTGGGCGGAGGATGCCGCTCTGTGCCCTCTGGTCCCGGCACCCCTACGTCGACCGCCAGCACCTCTGTGTCCCAGAGCCAGGACACGCGGCGTGATGTCTTCTGCTCGGCTGTGGCAGGAGCACACGTCCTACGGCTTGGTGGTTGGCAGTGCCACCCAGTACCGAGAGCACACCCAGGGCTGGTGGCCTTGGCGTGGGTGGTGTTCGCAGTGCGGGGATGGGGTTTGCACAGTGCCGGGACGGGAGGTCAGCCTGGTCCGCGGTGCCGTAGTGCAGATGGGGTTAAGCCCTTTCCGCCTGGAGCGGGTGAGAGTAGCAGCTCGGTGCCAGCAGcctggtgccagcagcctgtcgtggggacggggacagggccagggctggtgctgcctgCAGTGGGGGCAGATGGCAGGGCGGCCGTGCCAAACAGCGTGGGGCCACATCCTGCGCTCAGCTCCCTCAGGCCAGAGCCGGGGTCACAAAGCCCTGGGAGCCACAGACACAAGAAGAGGCGAttgtgtggggctgggcagcactTCAATGGGGCTTTGTGCATCTCTCGGGGCCCAACCCTGGCCGCAGCAGTGCCGGGGTGGTGGCtctgtccctgccctgctgtaCTCAGCCCCACACTCCCCTTGCAGTACCGGGGGAAGGAGTGGAGCTGCTGGGACCGGCTGGAGGTGCGGGCTGTCGGGGCAGACGGGCAGGAGATGAcggtggaggagctgctggactGGCTACAGGTGAGCGCAGTGCCGGCCGCCCCGCTGTCCTGGGGCTGCGTGGGGCCAGACCCTGACACCCGGCTCTGCTCTTGCAGAGGGAGCACGGGTGGACGGTGAGCAAGCTGCTGCGAGGCACCACAATGCTGTATGACTGGGAGGATGACGACGAGACGCAGGCGCGGCAGCGGGCGCAGAAGTAAGCGGCCCCCCCCTCCTCACCATGCCCCGGTCCTGCTGGGTGCCGGGGCCCCTGTCCCTCCTGAGCCGCTCCAGCTGCAGGGTAAACATCCTGCTGCCGGCAGCGCTTCCCACGCTGGACCCCCGCCTGGCCCCCAgccacaggggctggggagggggcctGGGACCAGCCAAATGTAGCTTCCCCAGCCTGGGGGGCCCAAGCAGGGTTCGGGGGATGAGCTGCGCCCAGCCcacttttccttcccctgctgcaggctgtcGGATGGCATGGAGCGTGCCGGGGCACTGCGGCAGCTGGAGTTGCAGTACCTGTGCAAGggggacaaggaggaggagTGCCCCCCGCTCCTCTGCATCCTGCCCTGAACCCAGGGGAGGTCATGCACCAGGGGGGTGCCCGCACACCCCCCTCAGCACCGCCGGCCCCATGCAATAAAAGCTGCAGGACAAGCTCTGCTGCGTGGTCTCTGTGTTGATGCCAGCACCCTGCGCTAGCAGGCAGCCCGATGCCCTCTCACCCCTCATCGGCGCTTCAACCCCACAAACGCTGCTGTGTCCATACCATACAAAACTGGGGTTTATTTACAGCGGAGGAGGGGACGGGCAGGGCTAGATGTAGCCGATCACGTCGTTGCAGATGATGGGCTGGCGGCTGCGGCTGTTCATGAGGGCGGCGAAGCGGTGGAAGTCCGTAGCCAGCTGGGCAATGTTGCTGTGGGACTGGTGGAAGCAGGCGCCCTTGGGCTGCCCGCCCAGCCCCAGCGGGCAGGACAGGCGCTTGGCCGGGTCACGGCTCCCCGGCCGGGCACCCTCGGCCCCTCGGGGCCGGGCCATGCTGGCCAGCTTGCGGCGCACGTTTCCCGAGAGGCTGAGCAGGAAGGCGGGCGGCTTGCCCAGCCGGCGCGAGGGCTCGGCGGCTGGCCGGTGCCGGGGCTCGGCGCCCACCTCGGGCAGGTCCATCCAGTTCTCCACCAGGTCGGCGAAGCAGTtgtcccccagcaccagggGCTGCCGGTTGCGGCTCTGTGACAGCAGCGACACCGTCCAGTCCTGCCCATCAGCTGGCTCCAGCGCCCGCCACTGCTCCAGGCAGGCGTCCGACGTGGATTTGGGgcgggcgcggcgggcgggcgcggggccccCGGCGCCGGCGGAGAGCTGGTGCGCCCGGTGGCAGGGCGGCGGGTGCCGTCGCAGCACCGTCACCTCCTCTTCTCGCCACGTGCCCCCCGACGTCTCCGAGTAGCCCGAGTCAAACTCCAGGCTGCGCTCGCTGGCGGGGGGCGAGCGGGCGGCCAGGCCCCCCTCGTCCTCCTCGCTGCAGGCCGAGCTGGGGCGCTGGGGGGCGGGCGGCCTGCGGGGGTCATGGGCAGCCGGCCTCGTGCCTGGCATGTGCTCCCGGCAGCGGCGCTGCAGGGAAAGGGCAGGTCAGCGCCTTCACCCCCGCGCCGCGCAGGGGACGCAGGCCTCGGCtcgcccgcagccccgggcccCGCTTTCCTGCGGCTGCGGCGCGGAGCCGGGCGGCGTGCAGCGGCACGTCGGGTGAGCAAgcagccgcccggccccggccgtgCCTGCGGGAAATGACACAGGGCCGCGGCACGTAGCAGCCCCCGCCACCTCGGCGCTCCCCCCGTGCCGGGACGCCACGGCCTGCGCCCCCCGGCCTGGGGACCCCCGAAGAGAGCGGGGTtggaggggtgctgggggaggatggggacacCGGGAGCCTTgtcgggggggctggggggggggggcagcggaAGGAGCGCTCCGTCCCCGCGGCCGGGCCGCTCCTCTTTCTCGAATTCCTATTGTCTGCACCCAAAAGCAGGGTGTTCCGTCCGCTTTCCTCTCGCGGAAAGCCAggcgggcagggctggctggctgcggcccggcccgccccgcggAGCCGCTCGCCCGGCAGcagcgccccggccccgcagcccccggcccggccaCCGGGTAGCGGCCGGGACGCCCTGTCCCCGGGGTCCCCCCGCGGGGTGacagcccggcccggcccgccccgctccccccgcgcGGGGTCCCCGCGCTGCTGTCACCAGCGGCGCCGCGCCCTGAcacccgccgccgccgcccggccccccccggtgcccgccgcGGCACTCACCGGCTCGGCGCGGCGCTGGCCGAGGCCGCCGTCCAGGCGGGCGCTGTGCatccccggcccggcccggccccggccccggccccggcccccgccggtgccgctcccggtgccggtcccggtgGCGGAGCGGCCCCGCGGAGCGCGGCTCGGCCCCGGCTCTGCCGCCAATGGGAGCCGCCGGGACGCGAGCCCCGCaccggccccgccccgccccgccccgccccgccccgccgccccggggccccGCTCGGCCCGCCCGGGCACGACCCGCGGTCCCGGCCGGGAAACTCCAGCGCGGAGCCAGCGCCTGCTCGGCGGAGCCCCCGCCCCGCTTCGCGACCCCGACGGGGAGAAGCCGCCGCCGCTGTTGTCGCGGTTCCCCGGTTCCCGGTTCCCCGGCGGCGAGGCGGTGGCAGCGCGGCGATGCCGTGtcccccgccccggggctgggccgggAGCCGCGGTGGCCGGCGTGACGCCGGGCATGGGTGGTGCCGGGCACCCGTAGCAACGGGCCCCGGCTTGTCCCAAACAGCCGGCGAGCCATGGGTGCGCGCGGACGcctcgccttcctcctcctcctcctcctcggtgCCCCAGGTAGGGCCGCGGGGCTCCGGAGGCACCCCCAGGGAGACCCCGAGAGGAGGGGGACACGGGACAGGGTCCCCAAGAGTGCCCTCATGTGCCAAGCCCGGGCTGGGCACGGGGACAGCAGCTGCCCGGCTGGCTTCAGAGGCTGGGGCGCCTCTGGGGTGCCTTGGGGACGTCTTTGGGGTGCCACCGGGGTGTCCCAGAGGGCTACCCAGGGCGGTGCTGGGACGTCCCCAGCAGGCTGGAGTGACACTCGGTTCTTTCCAGGGACGTTTGTAAGGCCAGCAGGTGAGAACGGCAGGGCCACCGTGCCcatggggatgctggggggcaGGCCCCTGGTCCCTGAGCGTGGCCGGGTGAGCCACTGGCAGCGACGTGATGTGGGGCCGGTCCCCGCGGTGTCCCGCCAGCCCTGCCTGACCTGCCCCGCGTGGTGACCCTGAGCGAGGACGCGGCGCCGGGCACCCGCGTGGCCGAGGTGACCGTGTCCTGCAGCGCCGTGCAAGGCAGTCCCAATGTCA is a window encoding:
- the UBA7 gene encoding ubiquitin-like modifier-activating enzyme 7, producing the protein MAGARYSRQQYVLGGGSGRRLRAAAVLVAGLRGAGAQVAAALVLAGAGRVVLRDPRGAGSADCAQQFLLRESDVGQNRAQASQRRLAELNPDVEVTVSAEELSEDFLDAFQVVVLTESPLEEQLRVGDICHAKGICFIVADAKGLAGQLFCDFGERFVVDDPAEGDPLCATVQHISQGNPGIVTCARSQGGHGHHFSDGDLVTFSGLDGMTELNGCEPCPVRVLDTFRLEIGDTSAFSPYRCGGQVLQVRLRQEHSHESLRQALAMPEIPVRSSTELQRSRSLHAAFRALHAFREERGRLPQPRAPADAERVLELARSLGAQLGPLDEDVVRAFASVSAGDLCPVASFIGALAAQEALKAITGKLLPLDQWFYFDALECLAVEGAAGLTQEDCEPRGSRYDGQIAVFGANFQEELGRQKYFVVGAGAIGCELLKNFAMMGLAAGPGGDITVTDMDTVADSNLHRQFLFRAADVSKPKAEVAAAAVKRMNPDVKVTAHQNQVGPGTEQLYGDDFFQQLDGVVSAVDTLDARAYLETRCIRSRTPLLDSGTEGARGNVVAMVPPVTKPLESATSSTDGTFPLCTLRYYPHTIEHTLQWARDEFEGLFQLPAESVNQFLEELPEEPAQQEGLEVPERVWRSLQERPRDWGDCVRWARRHWQSHYHDAIAQLLHTFPPTHETSPGVPFWSGDRRCPHPLTFDPSNDAHVAYIKAAAQLWAQTYKLPSYSNRAATQDILRSIVLPPFVPQDGLRIPTTEGTEVVEEAGDPGQPMELTQDLAQDLARWRQELGGGTEEQVMEPIHFEKDDDAHMDFIMAASNLRAENYGIPPADWLTSKRIAGRIVPAIVTTTAAVAGLVCLEVYKLVWRCQVLSCYRNSTLFLSECLLLRVKPQQPPTYWYRGKEWSCWDRLEVRAVGADGQEMTVEELLDWLQREHGWTVSKLLRGTTMLYDWEDDDETQARQRAQKLSDGMERAGALRQLELQYLCKGDKEEECPPLLCILP
- the INKA1 gene encoding PAK4-inhibitor INKA1 produces the protein MHSARLDGGLGQRRAEPRRCREHMPGTRPAAHDPRRPPAPQRPSSACSEEDEGGLAARSPPASERSLEFDSGYSETSGGTWREEEVTVLRRHPPPCHRAHQLSAGAGGPAPARRARPKSTSDACLEQWRALEPADGQDWTVSLLSQSRNRQPLVLGDNCFADLVENWMDLPEVGAEPRHRPAAEPSRRLGKPPAFLLSLSGNVRRKLASMARPRGAEGARPGSRDPAKRLSCPLGLGGQPKGACFHQSHSNIAQLATDFHRFAALMNSRSRQPIICNDVIGYI